A single window of Anopheles moucheti chromosome 2, idAnoMoucSN_F20_07, whole genome shotgun sequence DNA harbors:
- the LOC128300647 gene encoding multiple epidermal growth factor-like domains protein 10 yields the protein MEFKHLLWLIGVLYICSRPFGVEAQIEPICTERIKVYNAKSSYSYATKSVDCGWFQGAVSYRCTITTCSLDYSISTRSICCPGFYTNSDGLCIPICTSRCENGYCAEPDKCKCFEGYTMVGGVCKPLCSNCQNGTCVAPNQCMCNKGFERSNGGSCVPKCNGICLNGICTTSGDGECICAEGYFKSTAIADYDGFGNATLCIPSCDKPCQNGQCVGRNRCQCREGFQPSQDQFQCKPICTNDCTNGVCTAPNICQCNQGYRFEVDRCVPVCDPPCRNGACVEPNVCECHEGYKKWANSTYRCSPTCDSPCENGFCYEPNKCQCNDGYSRSSLYDHKCDPICEPKYVNEQNGICIAPNVLQCKENYHLTRLHQSNVIGCERICNPECVNARCVEEDHCECHEGYVARKDMPNICMPVCDPPCEMAQCIAPNVCECHVGHEKNETHLCVPACDPTVVDCSQDRCTAVNVCECDEGYALEIGEDKVQRCVPVCDPPCSFGTCSNPNQCQCWEGYSESPTAFSICEPVCVDDCENGTCVAPAKCECLDGYVAVNANSCSPYCDPEVVDCETSGSCIGPNECECFEGYRMQTTVLPNRCMPQCSDLAEYAECTSPNESRCIAGYEAVYDQELLKECAPVCEQECDNGTCTAPNQCTCFEGYTAGYNETCTSICEKNCEGSNGVCLENLCQCFDGYSNLVNAYTCSPICERCDHGECVMPDECSCFDGYEMNNQTDTCAPVCGNCTEEMYCKSPDECACHGDKMLIVDDQNNIKCVPPAKAKQSWEELRIFLIKDNWILWAIIGTIGGLATLLGIAYIMQKSSSGSFFVSEPDSSYGGIGMEKFSP from the exons ATGGAGTTCAAGCATTTGCTCTGGCTAATTGGAGTATTGTACATTTGTTCGAGGCCATTCGGTGTTGAAGCCCAAATAGAACCAATCTGCACTGAGAGAATTAA GGTATATAACGCGAAGTCTTCCTACTCCTATGCAACCAAATCTGTAGATTGTGGATGGTTTCAAGGAGCTGTTTCGTATCGATGTACAATAACTACATGTTCC CTGGATTATTCAATATCTACTCGATCTATTTGCTGTCCCGGTTTCTACACCAATTCGGATGGCTTATGTATCCCGATCTGCACATCGCGCTGTGAAAATGGATATTGCGCAGAACCTGATAAGTGTAAATGCTTTGAAGGGTACACGATGGTCGGTGGAGTTTGTAAACCCTTATGCAGTAACTGCCAGAATGGGACCTGTGTTGCTCCGAACCAGTGCATGTGCAACAAGGGCTTTGAGCGCAGCAATGGTGGTTCTTGCGTTCCAAAGTGCAACGGCATCTGTTTGAACGGGATCTGTACTACAAGCGGAGA CGGAGAGTGCATCTGTGCGGAAGGGTATTTCAAAAGTACGGCTATCGCGGACTATGACGGATTCGGAAATGCAACACTGTGCATACCGAGCTGTGATAAGCCTTGTCAAAACGGTCAGTGCGTCGGACGTAATCGATGCCAATGTCGCGAGGGATTCCAACCTTCACAAGATCAGTTTCAATGCAAACCGATCTGTACGAACGATTGTACCAATGGCGTGTGTACGGCTCCGAATATCTGCCAATGCAATCAAGGTTATCGGTTCGAAGTTGATCGATGTGTACCAGTATGTGATCCACCATGTCGGAATGGTGCCTGCGTAGAGCCAAATGTGTGTGAATGCCACGAAGGATACAAGAAATGGGCAAACTCTACCTACAGATGTTCCCCAACATGCGATTCCCCGTGTGAAAATGGTTTCTGTTATGAACCGAATAAGTGTCAGTGCAATGATGGTTACTCTCGTTCGTCGCTTTATGATCACAAGTGTGACCCGATCTGTGAACCGAAATATGTTAACGAACAGAACGGTATCTGCATAGCACCGAACGTGCTGCAATGCAAAGAAAACTATCATCTAACGCGACTCCACCAAAGCAACGTGATAGGATGTGAACGGATCTGTAATCCCGAATGTGTGAATGCTCGGTGTGTGGAAGAAGATCACTGCGAATGCCATGAAGGATACGTAGCACGCAAGGATATGCCCAACATATGTATGCCGGTCTGTGATCCACCCTGTGAGATGGCCCAATGCATTGCCCCGAACGTGTGTGAATGTCACGTGGGTCACGAAAAGAACGAAACACATCTTTGTGTACCAGCCTGTGACCCGACGGTGGTGGACTGTAGCCAGGACCGTTGTACAGCAGTGAATGTATGCGAGTGCGACGAAGGATACGCTTTGGAGATTGGCGAGGACAAGGTACAACGATGTGTTCCTGTGTGCGATCCCCCTTGCAGTTTTGGGACATGCTCCAATCCTAACCAATGTCAGTGCTGGGAGGGTTACAGTGAGTCCCCAACTGCATTCTCGATTTGTGAGCCCGTTTGTGTGGATGACTGTGAAAATGGAACCTGTGTGGCGCCTGCAAAGTGTGAATGTCTCGACGGATATGTGGCTGTTAATGCGAATAGCTGCTCTCCTTACTGTGATCCTGAGGTAGTCGATTGCGAAACTAGTGGTAGTTGTATCGGACCCAACGAatgtgagtgcttcgaaggatATAGGATGCAAACGACCGTTCTGCCCAATCGTTGCATGCCGCAGTGTTCCGATCTTGCAGAATACGCCGAATGTACATCTCCGAATGAGTCACGTTGTATAGCGGGATATGAAGCTGTATATGATCAAGAACTGTTGAAAGAATGTGCTCCAGTCTGCGAACAAGAGTGTGATAATGGCACCTGCACCGCGCCCAATCAGTGCACTTGTTTCGAAGGATATACAGCGGGATATAATGAAACCTGCACTTCCATCTGCGAGAAGAACTGCGAAGGAAGCAATGGAGTCTGTCTCGAGAATCTGTGTCAATGTTTCGACGGCTACAGTAACCTGGTCAACGCATACACTTGCTCGCCGATCTGCGAGCGATGTGATCATGGTGAGTGCGTAATGCCAGACGAGTGCTCTTGTTTCGACGGCTATGAGATGAACAATCAGACAGATACATGCGCACCTGTATGCGGTAATTGTACGGAAGAGATGTACTGCAAGTCACCTGACGAATGTGCATGTCATGGAGACAAGATGCTGATAGTGGACGACCAGAACAACATAAAATGTGTTCCGCCTGCAAAAGCCAAACAGTCTTGGGAGGAACTGCGAATATTTCTGATTAAGGATAACTGGATTTTGTGGGCCATTATTGGAACGATAGGTGGACTCGCAACACTGTTAGGTATAGCATACATCATGCAGAAAAGTTCTTCCGGTAGCTTTTTCGTTTCAG AACCCGACTCCTCTTATGGTGGCATTGGAATGGAGAAGTTCTCACCGTGA
- the LOC128297587 gene encoding multiple epidermal growth factor-like domains protein 10 → MEFKHLLWLIGVLYICSRSLCIKAQINPTCSENVKIYSAKPSTYYTTGYVNCGGWKRREVSYQCPKTTCSLDYSLSSRSICCPGFCTNSDGLCIPTCKSRCENGYCAEPDKCKCFEGYTMVGGVCKPLCSNCQNGTCVAPNQCMCNKGFERSNGGSCVPKCNGICLNGICTTSGECICAEGYFKSTAIADYDGFGNATLCIPSCDKPCQNGQCVGRNRCQCREGFQPSQDQFQCKPICMNDCTNGVCTAPNICQCNQGYRFEVDRCVPVCDPPCRNGACVEPNVCECHEGYKKWANSTYRCSPTCDSPCENGFCYEPNKCQCNDGYSRSSLYDHKCDPICEPKYVNEQNGICIAPNVLQCKENYHLTRLHQSNVIGCERICNPECVNARCVEEDHCECHEGYVARKDMPNICMPVCDPPCEMAQCIAPNVCECHVGHEKNETHLCVPACDPTVVDCSQGRCTAVNVCECDEGYALEIGEDKVQRCVPVCDPPCSFGTCSNPNQCQCWEGYSESPTAFSICEPVCVDDCENGTCVAPAKCECLDGYVAVNANSCSPYCDPEVVDCETSGSCIGPNECECFEGYRMQTTVLPNRCMPQCSDLAEYAECTSPNESRCIAGYEAVYDQELLKECAPVCEQECDNGTCTAPNQCTCFEGYTAGYNETCTSICEKNCEGSNGVCLENLCQCFDGYSNLVNAYTCSPICERCDHGECVMPDECSCFDGYEMNNQTDTCAPVCGNCTEEMYCKSPDECACHGDKMLIVDDQNNIKCVPPAETKFLIKDNLVLWAMIGTIGGLATLFGIAYIMYKRSSGSFNTTVRMSDIKLID, encoded by the exons ATGGAGTTCAAGCATTTGCTCTGGTTGATTGGAGTATTATACATTTGCTCGAGGTCTTTGTGCATTAAAGCCCAAATCAATCCCACCTGCAGCGAAAACGTGAA GATATATTCTGCGAAGCCATCTACCTATTATACGACCGGTTACGTTAACTGTGGAGGATGGAAGCGACGAGAAGTTTCGTATCAATGCCCCAAAACAACTTGTTCC CTGGACTATTCATTATCTTCCCGATCCATTTGCTGCCCCGGTTTTTGCACCAATTCGGATGGGTTATGTATCCCGACCTGTAAATCGCGTTGTGAAAATGGATATTGCGCAGAACCTGATAAGTGTAAATGCTTTGAAGGATACACGATGGTCGGTGGAGTTTGTAAACCCTTATGCAGTAACTGCCAGAATGGGACCTGTGTTGCTCCGAACCAGTGCATGTGCAACAAGGGCTTTGAGCGCAGCAATGGTGGTTCTTGCGTTCCAAAGTGCAACGGCATCTGTTTGAACGGGATCTGTACTACAAGCGGAGAGTGCATCTGTGCGGAAGGGTATTTCAAAAGTACGGCTATCGCGGACTATGACGGATTCGGAAATGCAACACTGTGCATACCGAGCTGTGATAAGCCTTGTCAAAACGGTCAGTGCGTCGGACGTAATCGATGCCAATGTCGCGAGGGATTCCAACCTTCACAAGATCAGTTTCAATGCAAACCGATCTGTATGAACGATTGTACCAATGGCGTGTGTACGGCTCCGAATATCTGCCAATGCAATCAAGGTTATCGGTTCGAAGTTGATCGATGTGTACCAGTATGTGATCCACCATGTCGGAATGGTGCCTGCGTAGAGCCAAATGTGTGTGAATGCCACGAAGGATACAAGAAATGGGCAAACTCTACCTACAGATGTTCCCCAACATGCGATTCCCCGTGTGAAAATGGTTTCTGTTATGAACCGAATAAGTGTCAGTGCAATGATGGTTACTCTCGTTCGTCGCTTTATGATCACAAGTGTGACCCGATCTGTGAACCGAAATATGTTAACGAACAGAACGGTATCTGCATAGCACCGAACGTGCTGCAATGCAAAGAAAACTATCATCTAACGCGACTCCACCAAAGCAACGTGATAGGATGTGAACGGATCTGTAATCCCGAATGTGTGAATGCTCGGTGTGTGGAAGAAGATCACTGCGAATGCCATGAAGGATACGTAGCACGCAAGGATATGCCCAACATATGTATGCCGGTCTGTGATCCACCCTGTGAGATGGCCCAATGCATTGCCCCGAACGTGTGTGAATGTCACGTGGGTCACGAAAAGAACGAAACACATCTTTGTGTACCAGCCTGTGACCCGACGGTGGTGGACTGTAGCCAGGGCCGTTGTACAGCAGTGAATGTATGCGAGTGCGACGAAGGATACGCTTTGGAGATTGGCGAGGACAAGGTACAACGATGTGTTCCTGTGTGCGATCCCCCGTGCAGTTTTGGGACATGCTCCAATCCTAACCAATGTCAGTGCTGGGAGGGTTACAGTGAGTCCCCAACTGCATTCTCGATTTGTGAGCCCGTTTGTGTGGATGACTGTGAAAATGGAACCTGTGTGGCGCCTGCAAAGTGTGAATGTCTCGACGGATATGTGGCTGTTAATGCGAATAGCTGCTCTCCTTACTGTGATCCTGAGGTAGTCGATTGCGAAACTAGTGGTAGTTGTATCGGACCCAACGAatgtgagtgcttcgaaggatATAGGATGCAAACGACCGTTCTGCCCAATCGTTGCATGCCGCAGTGTTCCGATCTTGCAGAATACGCCGAATGTACATCTCCGAATGAGTCACGTTGTATAGCGGGATATGAAGCTGTATATGATCAAGAACTGTTGAAAGAATGTGCTCCAGTCTGCGAACAAGAGTGTGATAATGGCACCTGCACCGCGCCCAATCAGTGCACTTGTTTCGAAGGATATACAGCGGGATATAATGAAACCTGCACTTCCATCTGCGAGAAGAACTGCGAAGGAAGCAATGGAGTCTGTCTCGAGAATCTGTGTCAATGTTTCGACGGCTACAGTAACCTGGTCAACGCATACACTTGCTCGCCGATCTGCGAGCGATGTGATCATGGTGAGTGCGTAATGCCAGACGAGTGCTCTTGTTTCGACGGCTATGAGATGAACAATCAGACAGATACATGCGCACCTGTATGCGGTAATTGTACGGAAGAGATGTACTGCAAGTCACCTGACGAATGTGCATGTCATGGAGACAAGATGCTGATAGTGGACGACCAGAACAACATAAAGTGTGTTCCGCCTGCAGAAACCAAGTTTCTGATTAAGGATAACTTGGTTTTGTGGGCCATGATTGGAACGATTGGTGGACTCGCAACACTGTTCGGTATAGCATACATCATGTACAAACGATCTTCCGGTAGTTTCAATACTACAG TAAGAATGAGTGACATCAAACTGATCGATTAA